The following are encoded in a window of Parus major isolate Abel chromosome 22, Parus_major1.1, whole genome shotgun sequence genomic DNA:
- the RHOBTB2 gene encoding rho-related BTB domain-containing protein 2 isoform X2, with protein MERQIPVLRVRSQLMDSDMDYERPNVETIKCVVVGDNAVGKTRLICARACNATLTQYQLLATHVPTVWAIDQYRVCQEVLERSRDVVDDVSVSLRLWDTFGDHHKDRRFAYGRSDVVVLCFSIANPNSLHHVKTMWYPEIKHFCPRAPVILVGCQLDLRYADLEAVNRARRPLARPIKPNEILPPEKGREVAKELGIPYYETSVVAQFGVKDVFDNAIRAALISRRHLQFWKSHLRNVQRPLLQAPFLPPKPPPPIIIVPDPPSNNEERPAHLLEDPLCADVILVLQEKIKIYAHKIYLSTSSSKFYDLFLMDLSEEDQQSTVGHGFGAAVTAAAERMLHQEERHHGRDFLLRAASFDICESTEEAGPGQRKPCLRASTSDGILRGDRYENGEHGLRRGRNLSSWSRAFASIQEEMAEDPLTYKSKLMVVVKMDASIQPGPFRAVLKYLYTGELDENERDLMHIAHIAELLEVFDLRMMVANILNNEAFMNQEITKAFHVRRTNRVKECLAKGTFSDVTFVLDDGAISAHKPLLISSCDWMAAMFGGPFVESSTNEVALPHTSKSCMRAVLEYLYTGQFSSSPDLDDMKLIILANRLCLPHLVALTEQYTVTGLMEAAQMMVDIDGDVLVFLELAQFHCAYQLADWCLHHICTNYNNVCRKFPRDMKAMSGENQEYFEKHRWPPVWYLKEEDHYQRAKKEREKEDYLHLKRQPKRRWLFWNASSSPSSSPSSSAATASSSSSSSSSSAVV; from the exons ATGGAGAGACAGATCCCCGTGCTGCGAGTTCG GTCCCAATTAATGGATTCTGACATGGATTATGAGAGGCCAAACGTAGAAACCATCAAGTGCGTCGTGGTCGGGGACAACGCGGTGGGCAAGACCCGGCTCATCTGTGCCCGTGCCTGCAACGCCACCTTGACCCAGTACCAGCTCCTCGCTACCCACGTGCCCACGGTGTGGGCCATCGACCAGTACCGCGTCTGCCAGGAG GTGCTGGAGCGCTCCCGGGATGTGGTAGACGATGTCAGCGTGTCCTTGCGCCTCTGGGACACCTTTGGTGACCACCACAAGGACAGGCGCTTTGCCTACGGCAg GTCCGACGTTGTGGTTTTGTGCTTCTCCATCGCCAACCCCAACTCCCTGCACCATGTGAAGACCATGTGGTACCCGGAGATCAAACACTTCTGTCCCCGTGCCCCTGTCATCCTGGTGGGCTGCCAGCTTGACCTGCGCTATGCCGACCTGGAGGCCGTCAACCGGGCACGGAGACCCTTGGCCAG GCCAATTAAACCTAACGAGATTCTTCCCCCggagaaggggagggaggtTGCCAAGGAGTTGGGGATCCCTTATTACGAGACGAGCGTGGTGGCCCAGTTTGGCGTCAAGGACGTCTTTGACAATGCCATCCGTGCCGCCCTCATCTCCCGCCGCCACCTGCAGTTCTGGAAGTCCCACCTGCGCAACGTGCAGCGGCCCCTGCTCCAAGCCCCCTTCCTGCCCCCCAAGCCCCCTCCTCCCATCATCATCGTCCCGGACCCCCCTTCCAACAACGAGGAGCGTCCAGCCCACCTCCTGGAGGATCCCCTGTGCGCGGACGTCATCCTGGTGCTGCAAGAGAAGATCAAAATCTACGCACACAAGATCTAcctctccacctcctcctccaagTTTTACGACCTGTTCCTCATGGACCTGAGCGAGGAGGACCAGCAGAGCACGGTGGGGCACGGCTTTGGGGCGGCTGTCACTGCGGCTGCCGAACGGATGCTGCACCAGGAGGAGAGGCACCACGGGCGGGATTTCCTTCTGCGGGCTGCCAGCTTCGACATCTGTGAGAGCACCGAGGAGGCCGGACCCGGCCAGCGCAAACCGTGCCTTAGAGCCTCCACCAGTGACGGTATCCTGCGGGGCGACCGCTACGAGAACGGCGAGCACGGGCTGCGGCGGGGCCGGAACCTCTCCTCGTGGAGCCGGGCCTTTGCCAGCATCCAGGAGGAGATGGCCGAGGACCCGCTGACCTACAAGTCCAAGCTGATGGTGGTGGTGAAGATGGACGCGTCCATCCAGCCGGGTCCCTTCCGGGCCGTGCTGAAGTACCTGTACACGGGTGAGCTGGATGAGAACGAGCGGGACCTCATGCACATCGCTCACATcgctgagctgctggaggtgtttGACCTGCGCATGATGGTGGCCAACATCCTCAACAATGAGGCGTTCATGAACCAGGAGATCACCAAAGCCTTCCACGTCCGGAGGACCAACCGGGTGAAGGAATGCCTGGCCAAGGGGACTTTCTCGG ATGTCACCTTTGTGCTGGATGACGGTGCTATCAGTGCCCACAAGCCCCTGCTCATCTCCAGCTGCGACTGGATGGCCGCTATGTTCGGCGGCCCCTTCGTGGAGAGCTCCACCAATGAG GTGGCACTTCCTCACACCAGCAAGAGCTGCATGCGGGCAGTGCTGGAGTACCTGTACACGGGGCAGTTCAGCTCCAGCCCTGACCTGGACGACATGAAGCTCATCATCCTCGCCAACCGCCTCTGCCTGCCACACCTGGTGGCTCTCACAG AGCAGTACACGGTCACCGGCCTGATGGAGGCGGCGCAGATGATGGTGGACATCGATGGGGACGTGCTCGTGTTCCTGGAGCTGGCTCAG TTCCACTGCGCCTACCAGCTCGCTGACTGGTGCCTGCACCACATCTGCACCAACTACAACAACGTCTGCCGCAAGTTCCCACGGGACATGAAGGCCATGTCAGGAG AGAACCAGGAATACTTTGAGAAGCATCGCTGGCCGCCGGTGTGGTACCTGAAGGAGGAGGATCACTACCAGCGGGCGAAGAAGGAGCGGGAGAAGGAAGACTACCTCCACCTCAAACGGCAGCCCAAGAGGCGGTGGCTCTTCTGGAatgcctcctcctccccttcttcctctccttcatCGTCggcagccacagcctcctcttcctcctcctcctcctcctcctcggctGTGGTTTGA
- the RHOBTB2 gene encoding rho-related BTB domain-containing protein 2 isoform X1, with product MESPGKGSPAGKMTAMAHSLSQLMDSDMDYERPNVETIKCVVVGDNAVGKTRLICARACNATLTQYQLLATHVPTVWAIDQYRVCQEVLERSRDVVDDVSVSLRLWDTFGDHHKDRRFAYGRSDVVVLCFSIANPNSLHHVKTMWYPEIKHFCPRAPVILVGCQLDLRYADLEAVNRARRPLARPIKPNEILPPEKGREVAKELGIPYYETSVVAQFGVKDVFDNAIRAALISRRHLQFWKSHLRNVQRPLLQAPFLPPKPPPPIIIVPDPPSNNEERPAHLLEDPLCADVILVLQEKIKIYAHKIYLSTSSSKFYDLFLMDLSEEDQQSTVGHGFGAAVTAAAERMLHQEERHHGRDFLLRAASFDICESTEEAGPGQRKPCLRASTSDGILRGDRYENGEHGLRRGRNLSSWSRAFASIQEEMAEDPLTYKSKLMVVVKMDASIQPGPFRAVLKYLYTGELDENERDLMHIAHIAELLEVFDLRMMVANILNNEAFMNQEITKAFHVRRTNRVKECLAKGTFSDVTFVLDDGAISAHKPLLISSCDWMAAMFGGPFVESSTNEVALPHTSKSCMRAVLEYLYTGQFSSSPDLDDMKLIILANRLCLPHLVALTEQYTVTGLMEAAQMMVDIDGDVLVFLELAQFHCAYQLADWCLHHICTNYNNVCRKFPRDMKAMSGENQEYFEKHRWPPVWYLKEEDHYQRAKKEREKEDYLHLKRQPKRRWLFWNASSSPSSSPSSSAATASSSSSSSSSSAVV from the exons ATGGAAAGCCCAGGCAAGGGCAGCCCCGCCGGGAAGATGACAGCCATGGCTCACAGCCT GTCCCAATTAATGGATTCTGACATGGATTATGAGAGGCCAAACGTAGAAACCATCAAGTGCGTCGTGGTCGGGGACAACGCGGTGGGCAAGACCCGGCTCATCTGTGCCCGTGCCTGCAACGCCACCTTGACCCAGTACCAGCTCCTCGCTACCCACGTGCCCACGGTGTGGGCCATCGACCAGTACCGCGTCTGCCAGGAG GTGCTGGAGCGCTCCCGGGATGTGGTAGACGATGTCAGCGTGTCCTTGCGCCTCTGGGACACCTTTGGTGACCACCACAAGGACAGGCGCTTTGCCTACGGCAg GTCCGACGTTGTGGTTTTGTGCTTCTCCATCGCCAACCCCAACTCCCTGCACCATGTGAAGACCATGTGGTACCCGGAGATCAAACACTTCTGTCCCCGTGCCCCTGTCATCCTGGTGGGCTGCCAGCTTGACCTGCGCTATGCCGACCTGGAGGCCGTCAACCGGGCACGGAGACCCTTGGCCAG GCCAATTAAACCTAACGAGATTCTTCCCCCggagaaggggagggaggtTGCCAAGGAGTTGGGGATCCCTTATTACGAGACGAGCGTGGTGGCCCAGTTTGGCGTCAAGGACGTCTTTGACAATGCCATCCGTGCCGCCCTCATCTCCCGCCGCCACCTGCAGTTCTGGAAGTCCCACCTGCGCAACGTGCAGCGGCCCCTGCTCCAAGCCCCCTTCCTGCCCCCCAAGCCCCCTCCTCCCATCATCATCGTCCCGGACCCCCCTTCCAACAACGAGGAGCGTCCAGCCCACCTCCTGGAGGATCCCCTGTGCGCGGACGTCATCCTGGTGCTGCAAGAGAAGATCAAAATCTACGCACACAAGATCTAcctctccacctcctcctccaagTTTTACGACCTGTTCCTCATGGACCTGAGCGAGGAGGACCAGCAGAGCACGGTGGGGCACGGCTTTGGGGCGGCTGTCACTGCGGCTGCCGAACGGATGCTGCACCAGGAGGAGAGGCACCACGGGCGGGATTTCCTTCTGCGGGCTGCCAGCTTCGACATCTGTGAGAGCACCGAGGAGGCCGGACCCGGCCAGCGCAAACCGTGCCTTAGAGCCTCCACCAGTGACGGTATCCTGCGGGGCGACCGCTACGAGAACGGCGAGCACGGGCTGCGGCGGGGCCGGAACCTCTCCTCGTGGAGCCGGGCCTTTGCCAGCATCCAGGAGGAGATGGCCGAGGACCCGCTGACCTACAAGTCCAAGCTGATGGTGGTGGTGAAGATGGACGCGTCCATCCAGCCGGGTCCCTTCCGGGCCGTGCTGAAGTACCTGTACACGGGTGAGCTGGATGAGAACGAGCGGGACCTCATGCACATCGCTCACATcgctgagctgctggaggtgtttGACCTGCGCATGATGGTGGCCAACATCCTCAACAATGAGGCGTTCATGAACCAGGAGATCACCAAAGCCTTCCACGTCCGGAGGACCAACCGGGTGAAGGAATGCCTGGCCAAGGGGACTTTCTCGG ATGTCACCTTTGTGCTGGATGACGGTGCTATCAGTGCCCACAAGCCCCTGCTCATCTCCAGCTGCGACTGGATGGCCGCTATGTTCGGCGGCCCCTTCGTGGAGAGCTCCACCAATGAG GTGGCACTTCCTCACACCAGCAAGAGCTGCATGCGGGCAGTGCTGGAGTACCTGTACACGGGGCAGTTCAGCTCCAGCCCTGACCTGGACGACATGAAGCTCATCATCCTCGCCAACCGCCTCTGCCTGCCACACCTGGTGGCTCTCACAG AGCAGTACACGGTCACCGGCCTGATGGAGGCGGCGCAGATGATGGTGGACATCGATGGGGACGTGCTCGTGTTCCTGGAGCTGGCTCAG TTCCACTGCGCCTACCAGCTCGCTGACTGGTGCCTGCACCACATCTGCACCAACTACAACAACGTCTGCCGCAAGTTCCCACGGGACATGAAGGCCATGTCAGGAG AGAACCAGGAATACTTTGAGAAGCATCGCTGGCCGCCGGTGTGGTACCTGAAGGAGGAGGATCACTACCAGCGGGCGAAGAAGGAGCGGGAGAAGGAAGACTACCTCCACCTCAAACGGCAGCCCAAGAGGCGGTGGCTCTTCTGGAatgcctcctcctccccttcttcctctccttcatCGTCggcagccacagcctcctcttcctcctcctcctcctcctcctcggctGTGGTTTGA